The following are encoded together in the Acidovorax sp. KKS102 genome:
- a CDS encoding BrnT family toxin, with amino-acid sequence MTFDSAKDAANLAKHGFSLLDALGFEWETAVLWPDKRRDYCEPRMVALGYIGLRVMSVVFVDRPPEHPTERRIISLR; translated from the coding sequence GTGACGTTCGACTCGGCCAAAGATGCCGCCAATCTGGCAAAGCATGGCTTTTCATTGCTGGATGCGCTGGGCTTTGAATGGGAAACTGCCGTGCTGTGGCCGGACAAGCGCCGGGACTATTGCGAGCCTCGCATGGTGGCGCTGGGTTACATCGGCTTGCGTGTCATGTCCGTGGTGTTTGTTGACCGCCCGCCTGAGCATCCGACCGAGCGCCGCATCATCAGTTTGAGATAA
- a CDS encoding IS5 family transposase, which translates to MKQSSLDLSLSTKKTRKQELLAQMDLVVPWAALVELITPYYPEGKNGRPPFALETMLRIHCMQQWFTLSDLAMEEAFFDTPIYREFAQLDAHGRIPDESTILRFRHRLEKHKLADQILATVNDLLAAQGLLLKAGTAVDATLIAAPSSTKNKDRKRDPEMHSSQKGNEWHFGMKAHIGVDADSGLVHTVIGTSGNVSDVVEGNSLLHGQETDVFGDAGYQGAHKRSDASKDVTWHVAMRPGKRKELDKENNPVDALIDQVEKIKASIRAKVEHPFRVIKRQFGYTKVRYRGLKKNTLQLKTLFALSNLWMVRHQLLAAQG; encoded by the coding sequence ATGAAGCAAAGCAGCCTTGATCTGAGCCTGAGTACCAAGAAGACCCGCAAGCAGGAGCTTCTTGCCCAGATGGATCTGGTGGTTCCCTGGGCTGCGTTGGTCGAGCTCATCACGCCGTATTACCCAGAAGGCAAGAACGGTCGCCCACCCTTTGCACTGGAGACCATGCTGCGCATCCACTGCATGCAACAGTGGTTCACCCTGTCAGATCTGGCGATGGAAGAAGCCTTCTTTGATACCCCGATCTACCGAGAGTTTGCCCAGCTCGATGCCCATGGACGAATACCGGATGAGAGCACCATCCTGAGGTTTCGCCATCGGCTGGAGAAACATAAGCTGGCCGATCAGATTCTGGCCACCGTCAATGATCTGCTGGCAGCCCAGGGCTTGCTGCTCAAGGCCGGAACAGCCGTGGACGCCACCTTGATTGCAGCACCGAGTTCCACCAAGAACAAGGACAGAAAGCGCGATCCAGAGATGCACTCCAGCCAAAAGGGCAACGAGTGGCACTTTGGCATGAAGGCCCATATCGGCGTGGACGCGGACTCTGGGCTGGTGCACACCGTCATCGGCACCTCGGGCAACGTGTCTGATGTGGTGGAAGGCAACAGTTTGCTCCATGGTCAGGAGACAGACGTCTTTGGGGATGCGGGCTACCAAGGCGCACACAAGCGCTCCGATGCCAGCAAAGACGTCACCTGGCATGTGGCGATGCGCCCAGGCAAGCGCAAAGAGCTGGACAAAGAGAACAACCCCGTTGATGCGCTCATAGACCAAGTGGAGAAGATCAAGGCCAGCATCCGGGCCAAGGTGGAACACCCCTTCAGGGTGATCAAACGACAGTTTGGCTATACCAAGGTGCGTTACCGGGGGCTCAAGAAGAACACGTTGCAGCTCAAGACGCTGTTTGCACTATCGAACCTGTGGATGGTGCGCCACCAATTGCTGGCGGCGCAGGGATGA
- a CDS encoding NUDIX hydrolase, protein MRSLVAHDLRDSPSRSPDSFTQQREGTAQTVECQILNFGVFQGLGILEGDGRIWVVSPSNAFGGYVNTFPKGKLDWGLGLRANALKEGFEESGLRVALTGFLCDSHRTTSVTRYYLAKRVGGHPANMGWETQALSLVPRARLAEFVSHKNDQVILQALQQALG, encoded by the coding sequence TTGCGCTCGCTTGTGGCCCATGATCTGCGAGATAGCCCCAGCAGGAGTCCCGACAGCTTCACCCAGCAGCGAGAAGGAACGGCGCAGACCGTGGAATGTCAGATACTCAATTTCGGCGTGTTTCAGGGCTTGGGCATCCTTGAGGGCGATGGTCGTATCTGGGTGGTTTCACCGAGTAACGCCTTCGGCGGCTACGTCAATACCTTCCCCAAGGGCAAACTGGACTGGGGCCTGGGCCTTCGTGCGAATGCGCTGAAGGAAGGCTTCGAAGAATCGGGGCTGCGCGTGGCGTTGACCGGGTTTCTGTGCGATTCGCACCGCACGACCTCGGTGACGCGCTACTACCTCGCCAAGCGGGTGGGTGGACATCCGGCGAACATGGGTTGGGAGACGCAGGCGTTGAGTTTGGTGCCTCGCGCTCGGCTCGCGGAGTTTGTGTCCCACAAAAATGACCAGGTCATTCTCCAGGCGTTGCAGCAGGCGCTGGGCTAA
- a CDS encoding DEAD/DEAH box helicase, with protein sequence MLPFAPGSRAVIRDEEWLIRRIDPSADGGWLLSCDGISDLVRGQSALFLTALEDTIEVLDPAKTELVPDSSPTYNATVLYLESLRRRSVANDDKIHLGHRGVMNLVPYQLDPALQALKQPRSRILIADSVGLGKTLEAGILATELIQRGRGKRILVVTQKAMLTQFQKEWWSRFSIPLVRLDSVGLARVRNRIPANHNPFNYFDRSIISIDTLKSNLEYRNYLENAWWDIIVIDECHNVAARAGESGLSRRARLARLLSNRSDTLMLLSATPHDGSARSFASLMSLLDPTAIADPDHYTPDDFRSKGLVIRRFKKDIKDQVQADFQERQTICLRQSASAQEEAAYRALLDVAFTQGGQHKAGRQQELQRISLQKGLFSSPAAALESTLKRMELLSNKSSPTQEEHTEVRGLEELAHSLRALTTDAAATSFSKYQRLLAHLRSPDFAWKTNDAADRLVIFSERIETLRWLQEQLAADLKMKPNQLAVLHGQMADTEQQELVDRFGRLDDPIRVLLCSDVASEGLNLHYFCHRLVHFDLPWSLMVFQQRNGRVDRYGQKHQPQIVYLFTEATTDKIKGDLRILEILAAKDEQAALNLGDPSAFLNVFDPDKEAEKVADFMAQGMSPEQVETKLDTAASEEDDNEGDYLLSLFGGDETPAPANSTSQIDEPTSLFDSDYHYTKTALTQLNQVDTLCQWTAHDAEQIIALTAPRDLQERLKQLPREVQAQNDLYSLCANPQRMAEAIETARQNRFEDDTWPQLHYLWPQHPIMDWIGDRVLTHFGRHRAPLLQSGKLQPQEQAFILMSMVPNRKGQPLLVEWQVAHRIGTGPFALESFDAFATRAGLRANGLPNRGHTEGLDATCAAMQQALPLAVEAMHVHMLAKQATFANQLSERLQGTLAELERLQGRQVQQLTLELEKQLETVKRGRFEQRNQQITRVFDDYRQWVQDTLTTEPQPWIQVLAVVCHPQAALAATAGA encoded by the coding sequence ATGCTCCCTTTCGCTCCCGGCTCCCGCGCGGTCATCCGCGACGAAGAATGGCTCATCCGCCGCATTGACCCCTCTGCCGATGGCGGCTGGCTCCTCAGCTGTGACGGCATTTCAGACCTGGTGCGGGGCCAGTCAGCATTGTTCCTGACCGCGCTCGAAGACACCATCGAGGTTCTCGACCCCGCCAAGACCGAACTGGTGCCCGACAGCAGCCCCACCTACAACGCCACCGTGTTGTACCTGGAGAGCCTGCGCCGGCGCAGCGTGGCCAACGACGACAAGATTCACCTGGGCCACAGGGGCGTGATGAACCTGGTGCCCTACCAGCTGGACCCGGCCTTGCAGGCGCTGAAACAACCCCGCTCCCGCATCCTGATTGCCGACTCGGTAGGTCTGGGCAAAACGCTGGAAGCCGGCATCCTTGCCACCGAGCTGATACAGCGCGGCCGCGGCAAACGCATCCTGGTGGTCACCCAAAAGGCCATGCTCACCCAGTTCCAGAAAGAGTGGTGGAGCCGCTTTTCCATCCCGCTGGTGCGACTGGACTCGGTGGGACTCGCGCGGGTGCGCAACCGCATTCCGGCCAACCACAACCCCTTCAACTATTTCGACCGCAGCATCATCTCCATCGACACGCTCAAGAGCAATCTGGAGTACCGCAACTACCTCGAAAACGCTTGGTGGGACATCATCGTCATCGACGAGTGCCACAACGTGGCGGCCAGAGCAGGGGAGTCGGGCCTGTCTCGCCGCGCACGGCTGGCGCGGCTGCTGTCCAACCGGTCGGACACGCTCATGCTGCTGTCGGCCACACCGCACGATGGTTCGGCGCGCAGCTTTGCCTCGCTGATGAGCCTGCTGGACCCCACGGCCATTGCCGACCCCGACCACTACACGCCCGACGACTTCCGCAGCAAGGGCCTGGTCATCCGCCGATTCAAGAAGGACATCAAAGACCAGGTGCAGGCCGACTTCCAAGAGCGCCAGACCATCTGCCTGCGCCAGAGCGCCAGCGCGCAGGAAGAAGCCGCCTACCGTGCCTTGCTCGACGTGGCCTTCACCCAAGGTGGCCAGCACAAGGCCGGGCGCCAGCAAGAGCTGCAGCGCATCAGCCTGCAAAAGGGTCTGTTCTCCAGCCCGGCCGCAGCGCTCGAATCCACGCTCAAGCGCATGGAGCTACTTTCCAACAAGTCCAGCCCCACACAAGAGGAGCACACCGAAGTGCGCGGCCTGGAAGAGCTGGCCCACAGCCTGCGCGCCTTGACCACCGACGCCGCCGCCACCAGCTTCAGCAAATATCAGCGCCTGCTGGCCCACCTGCGCTCGCCAGACTTCGCCTGGAAAACCAACGACGCCGCAGACCGCCTGGTCATCTTCTCCGAGCGCATTGAAACCCTGCGCTGGCTGCAAGAGCAGCTCGCTGCCGACCTGAAGATGAAGCCCAATCAGTTGGCCGTGCTGCACGGCCAGATGGCCGATACCGAGCAGCAGGAGCTGGTAGACCGCTTTGGCCGCCTGGACGACCCCATCCGCGTGCTGTTGTGCTCCGACGTGGCCAGCGAAGGCCTGAACCTGCACTACTTCTGCCACCGGCTGGTGCACTTTGATTTGCCCTGGTCACTCATGGTCTTCCAGCAGCGCAATGGCCGGGTGGACCGCTACGGCCAAAAGCACCAGCCGCAAATCGTTTACCTGTTTACCGAGGCCACCACCGACAAAATCAAGGGCGACCTGCGCATCCTCGAAATTCTGGCCGCCAAAGACGAGCAAGCCGCCCTCAACCTGGGCGACCCCTCCGCCTTCCTCAACGTCTTCGACCCCGACAAAGAGGCGGAGAAAGTCGCCGACTTCATGGCGCAGGGCATGAGCCCCGAACAGGTCGAAACCAAGCTGGATACGGCCGCTTCGGAAGAAGACGATAACGAGGGCGACTACCTGCTCAGCCTGTTCGGTGGCGACGAGACCCCAGCGCCCGCCAATAGCACCAGCCAGATTGACGAGCCCACTTCCCTGTTCGACAGCGACTACCACTACACCAAAACCGCGCTCACGCAGCTCAACCAGGTGGACACCTTGTGCCAGTGGACGGCGCACGACGCCGAGCAAATCATTGCCCTCACCGCGCCGCGCGACCTGCAAGAGCGCCTCAAGCAACTGCCCCGCGAAGTGCAGGCGCAGAACGACCTGTACTCCCTCTGCGCCAACCCTCAGCGAATGGCCGAGGCTATCGAAACGGCTCGTCAAAACCGTTTTGAAGATGACACCTGGCCCCAGCTGCACTACCTGTGGCCCCAGCACCCCATCATGGACTGGATTGGCGACCGCGTGCTCACCCACTTTGGCCGCCACCGCGCGCCCCTGCTGCAAAGTGGCAAGCTGCAGCCGCAAGAGCAGGCCTTCATCTTGATGAGCATGGTGCCCAATCGCAAAGGCCAGCCCCTGCTGGTGGAGTGGCAGGTGGCCCACCGCATCGGCACTGGCCCCTTCGCCCTCGAATCCTTTGACGCCTTTGCCACCCGCGCAGGGCTGCGTGCCAACGGCCTGCCGAACCGAGGCCACACCGAGGGGCTGGACGCCACCTGCGCCGCCATGCAGCAAGCCTTGCCGTTGGCGGTGGAAGCAATGCACGTCCACATGCTCGCCAAGCAGGCCACTTTTGCCAATCAGTTGAGCGAGCGCCTGCAAGGCACCCTTGCTGAGCTGGAGCGCCTGCAAGGCCGCCAGGTGCAGCAGCTCACGCTTGAACTCGAAAAGCAGCTGGAGACCGTCAAGCGCGGCCGCTTCGAGCAACGCAACCAGCAAATCACCCGCGTGTTTGACGACTACCGCCAGTGGGTGCAAGACACCCTCACCACCGAACCCCAGCCCTGGATACAAGTGCTCGCCGTTGTGTGCCACCCCCAAGCTGCCCTTGCCGCCACCGCCGGAGCCTGA
- a CDS encoding integrase family protein, with amino-acid sequence MAKIAFTAGRVSGFKCPPDKKQAFMWDATAPGLGLRATPAGKPAYVFQGVYQGKDLRITIGSPAAWSIPNAQAKARELQRLIDEGKDPRDLKRDALAAHAEKQAAAAAKVLTVGEVWPLYLENGRPKRRDAWKPRYRADLEAMAAPGGEPKKRGQGVTRPGPLYPLMALPLVGVNEDTLKDWYDREAMTGKHQAARALMMFRGFLRWCATRTEYRNLTDRDAGKAAAIVESLPSSTRRTDALEAAQVPCWWDGVEKISNRIASAYLRALLLTGARREELAALTWANIDFQWRKLIIADKVDSTRTIPLSPYMAQMLASLPRVGPYVFASTGKAGRITDARASHAQALKHASIEHLTFHGLRRSFSLLGEAAGAPAGAIAQVMGHKPSATAEGYRPRTTDALRPFLAQIEAHILNLAGVQFDRANEPGKLQVVSN; translated from the coding sequence ATGGCAAAGATCGCTTTCACCGCCGGCCGGGTATCGGGGTTCAAGTGCCCGCCTGACAAAAAGCAGGCTTTCATGTGGGATGCGACCGCGCCGGGGCTGGGGCTGCGTGCCACGCCTGCCGGGAAACCCGCCTATGTGTTCCAGGGCGTGTACCAAGGCAAAGACCTACGCATCACGATTGGGAGCCCCGCCGCCTGGAGCATCCCCAACGCCCAGGCTAAGGCACGCGAACTGCAACGCCTGATTGATGAAGGCAAAGATCCCCGCGACCTGAAACGCGATGCCCTGGCCGCCCATGCTGAAAAACAAGCTGCCGCCGCCGCTAAAGTCCTGACCGTTGGCGAGGTGTGGCCGCTGTATTTGGAGAACGGCAGGCCCAAACGCCGGGATGCATGGAAGCCTCGTTACCGCGCCGACTTGGAGGCAATGGCCGCCCCAGGGGGCGAACCAAAAAAGCGAGGGCAGGGCGTGACACGACCAGGGCCGCTTTATCCGCTGATGGCGTTACCGCTGGTCGGCGTGAATGAAGACACGCTTAAAGACTGGTACGACCGTGAAGCCATGACCGGCAAACACCAAGCCGCTCGCGCCTTGATGATGTTTCGAGGATTTCTTCGCTGGTGCGCTACCCGCACGGAGTATCGGAATCTGACAGACCGCGATGCGGGCAAGGCCGCGGCTATTGTGGAAAGCCTGCCCAGTAGCACCCGCCGCACCGATGCCCTAGAAGCCGCTCAGGTGCCCTGCTGGTGGGATGGTGTGGAGAAAATCAGCAATCGCATTGCCAGCGCCTATCTGCGCGCCTTGCTGCTGACAGGTGCCCGCCGTGAAGAACTGGCTGCCCTGACATGGGCGAATATAGATTTTCAGTGGCGGAAGCTGATCATTGCCGATAAGGTGGATAGCACCCGGACCATCCCTCTGAGTCCCTACATGGCGCAAATGTTGGCAAGTCTGCCCAGGGTGGGGCCGTATGTGTTCGCCAGCACGGGCAAGGCAGGGCGCATTACCGACGCGCGCGCAAGCCATGCTCAGGCCTTGAAACACGCCAGTATTGAACACCTGACCTTCCACGGTCTACGCCGGTCTTTTTCGCTGCTGGGTGAAGCCGCAGGGGCACCAGCCGGCGCCATCGCGCAAGTGATGGGACACAAGCCCAGCGCCACCGCTGAAGGCTACCGGCCACGCACCACCGACGCGCTGCGCCCCTTCCTTGCGCAGATAGAGGCTCATATCCTGAATCTGGCCGGGGTGCAGTTCGATCGCGCCAACGAACCGGGCAAGCTCCAGGTAGTGTCAAACTGA
- a CDS encoding site-specific integrase: MAAIRERKDQNGKVSYQAQVRIQGYPPQSKTFLRKTDAKQWAIQTETEIRTGMTIRKNSASKHTVREMLERYRDNVLTDKANGGKDHKTHIAWWIDELGHYALSEVTTDLVTRSIDKFKKSKTRLGKPPAPATVLRYMMALSHAFTVARKQWNWCESSPVENVQRPKVSNERTRYLTDAERESLLNACKNSSNPDLYLVVVLAISTGMRKGEIMGMRWQDMHTAPDQSFTRVHLTKTKNDKARSVLITSPALEMLEERRAKLIESRQIKAATGLIFPSATNADQPVDLRKPWGFALQTAGIEEFRFHDLRHTTASYLAMDGASLLSISKVLGHQTTKMTERYSHLATSHIDEVVRSMNAKKFGTATDSSSAKRASES; this comes from the coding sequence ATGGCTGCAATCCGTGAACGCAAAGACCAAAACGGCAAAGTGAGCTACCAAGCTCAGGTCCGTATTCAAGGCTATCCGCCGCAGTCGAAAACTTTCTTGCGAAAGACCGACGCCAAGCAATGGGCCATCCAGACGGAAACCGAAATCCGCACTGGCATGACCATCCGGAAAAACTCTGCCAGCAAGCACACCGTGCGCGAGATGCTGGAGCGCTATCGCGACAATGTGCTGACCGACAAAGCCAACGGCGGCAAAGACCACAAGACGCATATCGCTTGGTGGATTGACGAACTTGGGCACTACGCCTTGTCCGAAGTCACAACCGATCTTGTGACACGGAGCATCGACAAGTTCAAAAAATCGAAGACACGGCTTGGGAAGCCCCCTGCCCCAGCGACCGTGCTGCGCTACATGATGGCGCTTTCGCATGCGTTCACCGTGGCCCGCAAGCAGTGGAACTGGTGCGAGTCTTCGCCGGTAGAAAACGTGCAGCGCCCGAAGGTCAGCAACGAGCGCACACGCTACCTGACCGATGCGGAGCGCGAGTCATTGCTCAACGCGTGCAAAAACTCATCGAACCCCGACCTATATTTGGTGGTTGTGCTGGCGATCTCGACCGGCATGCGCAAGGGCGAAATCATGGGCATGCGCTGGCAAGACATGCACACAGCACCAGACCAGAGCTTCACCCGCGTACATCTGACCAAAACCAAGAACGACAAAGCCCGTTCAGTACTAATTACATCTCCTGCACTGGAGATGCTGGAAGAGCGACGCGCAAAGCTGATTGAAAGTCGGCAAATCAAGGCAGCTACCGGGCTCATTTTTCCGAGCGCAACGAATGCCGATCAGCCAGTCGACCTTCGCAAGCCATGGGGTTTCGCACTGCAAACTGCCGGCATTGAGGAATTCCGGTTCCACGACCTGCGGCATACGACAGCGAGCTACCTTGCCATGGATGGCGCAAGCCTCTTGTCCATAAGCAAAGTGCTGGGCCACCAGACTACCAAAATGACGGAGCGGTACTCGCACTTGGCCACGTCGCACATTGACGAAGTAGTCCGGAGCATGAACGCAAAGAAATTTGGAACCGCGACGGACTCCTCTTCTGCCAAGCGAGCCAGCGAAAGCTAG
- a CDS encoding site-specific integrase, translating into MKKIRTPLERAGAALSARSTTASNTMPQTPPEGVLSGFSDIAEQFIAASQSAATKRAYASDLKHFFANGGTIPASPAVLAEYLAQCTEKLSVATLERRLTVIHKAHLDKNLESPARSETVKRVMQGIRRTLGTKQRQVQPMVKDDLLAALVMIDQQKMPIKAARDRALLLVGFASAMRRSELVAVRVEHLTHLPNGIEIFLPSSKTDQEAQGRTVFIPHANGERCPVRALAHWLEISGINEGFVFRAVSRHDRVAQHGLSAQSVALVVKASVERVGGDAKKVSGHSLRAGYCTSAAEKGLQPWQIREQTGHKSDVTLAKYIRPVSRRKIPSLL; encoded by the coding sequence ATGAAGAAAATTCGCACTCCGCTGGAGCGCGCTGGCGCAGCGTTGTCTGCTCGCAGCACCACAGCATCCAACACCATGCCGCAAACGCCGCCAGAGGGTGTTTTGAGCGGTTTTTCGGATATTGCCGAGCAGTTCATCGCAGCAAGCCAGTCAGCCGCCACCAAACGCGCATACGCCTCTGATCTGAAGCATTTTTTCGCCAACGGCGGGACTATTCCAGCCAGTCCAGCGGTTTTGGCCGAGTACCTGGCCCAGTGCACGGAAAAATTGTCGGTAGCTACCCTGGAGCGACGGCTCACCGTGATCCACAAAGCTCACCTCGATAAAAATCTGGAATCCCCGGCCCGAAGCGAGACCGTGAAGCGCGTGATGCAGGGCATTCGCCGGACACTGGGTACCAAGCAGCGACAAGTCCAGCCCATGGTCAAAGACGATCTGCTTGCGGCGCTGGTGATGATCGACCAGCAGAAGATGCCTATTAAGGCCGCGCGTGATCGCGCCTTGCTGCTCGTGGGGTTTGCGTCGGCCATGCGCAGGTCGGAGCTTGTGGCCGTGCGTGTTGAGCACCTGACCCATCTGCCCAATGGAATAGAGATTTTCTTACCATCTAGCAAGACTGACCAAGAGGCTCAGGGCCGCACAGTGTTCATTCCTCATGCCAATGGCGAGCGTTGTCCAGTGCGTGCCTTGGCGCATTGGCTGGAAATTTCGGGGATCAATGAGGGGTTTGTGTTTCGTGCCGTCAGCCGCCATGACCGCGTTGCACAGCATGGCCTATCTGCGCAGTCAGTGGCGCTAGTGGTGAAAGCGTCGGTGGAACGCGTGGGTGGTGACGCTAAGAAAGTCAGCGGCCACAGCTTGAGGGCTGGCTACTGCACAAGCGCGGCAGAGAAGGGTCTGCAGCCGTGGCAGATACGAGAGCAAACAGGGCACAAATCCGACGTGACACTGGCAAAGTACATCCGACCCGTGTCAAGGCGGAAGATTCCGAGTTTGTTGTAA
- a CDS encoding BrnA antitoxin family protein — translation MPKLKTGTTLPTSSEDTSISTTALADIDAVPFTDAEWKQVKPLVRRGRPLGSGTNTQVTLRLDVEVVDKFRVSGDGWQTRINDALKSWVRTPACPLRHS, via the coding sequence ATGCCGAAACTTAAAACCGGAACCACTCTGCCGACCTCTTCTGAAGACACCTCCATTTCCACTACTGCGCTGGCCGACATTGATGCGGTGCCGTTTACTGATGCCGAATGGAAGCAGGTCAAACCACTGGTGCGTCGTGGTCGCCCGCTGGGCAGTGGCACCAATACACAAGTCACTCTGCGTCTTGATGTGGAGGTAGTGGATAAGTTCCGGGTGTCGGGCGATGGTTGGCAGACCCGTATCAATGACGCTCTGAAAAGCTGGGTGCGCACGCCCGCCTGCCCGCTTCGTCACAGCTAG
- a CDS encoding phage/plasmid primase, P4 family yields MNQIIFESHPRDFILDFLDFLEVDLGKLGLLSACYEVGEQFTFSIIGPTPKNFDFLIIEKWEKIGVEGWSRIMEDDLKFEWDATEYGGKIHILPGISAVLDLVIDYKIPAKTIEPRHGESGLGDALEVDPKAPYVTAHQLLSKDWSWQDPEAKTRCQTLHRVGGEYFYWDGARYKSMTNDAIRRYLYDRLSNAVSITDGTSFNPDQSKLNKIEDALRSAAFQEGDSGSDFWFDDDGNCNLISTETGLLDPLSRDLQPHSPRFFTRSSVPVAYGQQSLEAPVELLHFLDSVFPNDLDSVRLLRQWFGYMLTNRTDLQKILLLVGPPRSGKGTICAVLSSLLGAGNVAGPTLFDFTSQFGLAQLIGKKAAIVGDARFAGRHDQMAQVASRLLAISGGDILTVDRKHIDPWIGRIGARLVICSNELPRLTDNSGALANRFSILQMRRSFLGSEDRRLAERLQAELSSILNWSLDGLDDLNTMGNFLQPESSQEAKKDLDAITSPIADFVDDVCEFCEGASIPCQVLFDKWREYCVSQGREHPGTLQLFGRDLKAAFPSVKTEQMRSGNMRGKRAFIGVRLREPTF; encoded by the coding sequence ATGAATCAAATCATTTTTGAGTCGCATCCTCGAGATTTTATTCTTGATTTTCTTGACTTTTTGGAGGTTGACCTGGGTAAGCTCGGTTTGTTGTCGGCTTGCTATGAAGTAGGTGAACAATTTACTTTTTCAATAATCGGTCCAACACCGAAAAATTTCGATTTCCTCATTATTGAAAAATGGGAAAAAATAGGCGTTGAAGGCTGGAGCAGGATTATGGAAGATGACCTGAAATTCGAGTGGGATGCGACTGAGTATGGCGGAAAAATTCATATTCTTCCCGGTATTTCTGCTGTGTTGGACTTGGTGATAGATTATAAAATTCCCGCGAAAACTATTGAGCCCCGACACGGTGAGAGTGGTTTGGGAGATGCCCTTGAGGTTGACCCAAAGGCCCCTTACGTGACTGCCCATCAGCTGCTGTCAAAGGATTGGAGTTGGCAGGATCCGGAAGCGAAAACGAGGTGCCAAACGCTACATCGCGTTGGTGGGGAATATTTTTATTGGGATGGTGCACGGTACAAATCCATGACAAATGACGCTATCCGTCGCTACCTGTATGACCGATTGAGCAATGCAGTGTCGATTACTGACGGTACATCGTTCAACCCGGATCAGAGCAAGCTAAACAAGATTGAGGATGCTTTGCGATCAGCAGCATTTCAGGAGGGAGATTCTGGTTCCGATTTCTGGTTCGACGATGATGGCAATTGCAATCTGATTTCCACGGAGACCGGCCTGCTTGATCCATTGAGCCGCGATCTTCAACCGCATAGCCCGAGGTTCTTCACCCGCAGTAGCGTCCCGGTTGCGTATGGACAACAGAGTTTGGAGGCGCCTGTGGAGTTGCTGCACTTCTTGGATTCGGTGTTTCCGAATGATTTAGACAGCGTGCGCCTGCTGCGCCAGTGGTTCGGCTACATGCTGACTAACCGAACGGACCTGCAAAAAATATTACTGCTGGTTGGACCGCCGCGCTCAGGCAAAGGGACCATCTGTGCGGTGCTGTCTAGCCTTCTTGGTGCCGGTAACGTGGCAGGGCCCACGTTGTTTGACTTCACAAGTCAGTTTGGCTTGGCGCAACTGATCGGAAAGAAGGCGGCCATCGTTGGGGATGCTCGTTTTGCCGGTCGGCATGATCAAATGGCACAAGTGGCGTCTCGCCTGCTGGCGATCTCTGGCGGTGACATTCTTACCGTGGATCGCAAGCACATTGATCCGTGGATTGGCCGCATAGGCGCCAGGCTAGTCATTTGCAGCAATGAACTACCTCGCTTAACTGACAACTCTGGGGCGCTTGCAAACCGATTCTCCATACTGCAAATGCGCCGATCCTTTCTTGGTTCGGAGGATCGGCGCTTGGCGGAAAGGTTGCAGGCCGAGCTTTCTAGTATTCTGAACTGGTCGCTTGATGGACTCGATGACTTAAACACCATGGGGAATTTTTTGCAGCCTGAATCAAGTCAGGAAGCAAAAAAGGATCTGGATGCTATTACATCGCCAATCGCTGATTTTGTGGATGATGTGTGTGAATTTTGCGAAGGTGCTTCCATACCATGCCAAGTCCTTTTTGATAAGTGGCGGGAATATTGCGTGTCCCAAGGAAGAGAGCATCCCGGTACCCTTCAGCTGTTTGGCCGTGACTTAAAGGCGGCGTTCCCTTCCGTGAAAACAGAGCAAATGCGATCCGGAAATATGCGTGGAAAGCGTGCTTTCATAGGCGTCCGCTTGCGTGAGCCCACCTTTTAG